A stretch of the Neofelis nebulosa isolate mNeoNeb1 chromosome 1, mNeoNeb1.pri, whole genome shotgun sequence genome encodes the following:
- the LOC131494334 gene encoding olfactory receptor 2M3-like: MGWENQTFNFDFILLGIFNHSSTHIFLFSLVLGIFAFAIMGNTVMILLIYLDNQLHTPMYFLLSQLSLMDLMLICTTVPKMALNYLSGRKCISLAGCGAQIFLYVSLLGAECFLLAVMAYDRYVAICHPLRYSILMNQKICHLMVLSSWIVGSLDGIIVVAVALSFPYCGTREIPHFFCDVPAVLTLSCTNTLLFERLMFICCVIMLLFPVTVIIASYLQVIVAVIQMGSGEGRQRAFATCSSHLMVVGMYYGAAMFIYMRPVSDRSPTQDKMVSAFYTILTPMLNPLIYSLRNKEVARGLMKVLGRGSLQSKLPN; the protein is encoded by the coding sequence ATGGGATGGGAGAATCAGACTTTCAACTTTGACTTTATCCTCCTGGGAATCTTCAATCACAGTTCCACCcacatcttcctcttctctctggtcTTGGGAATCTTCGCATTTGCCATCATGGGAAACACTGTCATGATTCTCCTCATCTACCTGGACAACCAgctccacacccccatgtacttcctCCTCAGCCAACTCTCCCTCATGGACCTCATGCTCATCTGCACCACTGTACCCAAGATGGCCCTCAACTACTTGTCTGGCAGGAAGTGCATCTCTctagctgggtgtggagcccagatatttttatatgtgtctcTGCTTGGAGCAGAATGTTTCCTGTTGGCTGTAATGGCCTATGACCGTTATGTTGCTATTTGCCACCCATTAAGATACTCAATTCTCATGAACCAGAAAATCTGTCATCTTATGGTCCTTTCTTCCTGGATTGTTGGCTCTCTTGATGGTATAATTGTTGTTGCAGTCGCACTATCCTTCCCATATTGTGGTACCCGGGAAATACCTCACTTTTTCTGTGATGTCCCTGCCGTTCTCACTCTCTCATGCACTAATACATTGCTATTTGAAaggttaatgtttatttgctgtGTAATTATGCTTCTTTTCCCTGTAACAGTAATTATTGCTTCCTACCTTCAGGTCATTGTAGCTGTCATTCAAATGGGGTCTGGGGAAGGCCGCCAAAGAGCTTTTGCTACCTGTTCCTCTCACCTCATGGTGGTAGGAATGTATTATGGAGCAGCCATGTTCATATACATGAGGCCTGTTTCTGACCGTTCCCCCACCCAAGACAAGATGGTGTCAGCCTTTTATACCATCCTTACTCCTATGCTGAATCCCCTCATCTATAGCCTCCGCAACAAGGAAGTGGCCAGAGGATTAATGAAGGTGTTAGGGAGGGGAAGTCTACAGAGCAAATTGCCTAATTAA
- the LOC131487758 gene encoding LOW QUALITY PROTEIN: olfactory receptor 14C36-like (The sequence of the model RefSeq protein was modified relative to this genomic sequence to represent the inferred CDS: deleted 1 base in 1 codon; substituted 1 base at 1 genomic stop codon): MTNSNVMMGFLLTEFSEVWELQVLHAITFSVMLGNTFIVTVTTLDRSLHTRMYFFLRNLSILDACYISVTVPNSCINSLLDSSTISKAGCKAEVFLVVFFVYTELLFLTLMAQDHYVAIRQPLYYSIIMNSKICIQMTLALILSSLIHAAVHNDNTFRLPFCQSNVIHQFFCDIPSLLKLSXSDTFSNEMVLIVSGLGIVGGCLIFIISSYSHMFSTVFKFPRGADRKKAFSTCVPNIFVVSVFLSSGFYVYLRQSENYSTIQDIFPTFQPYYLQF; the protein is encoded by the exons ATGACAAATTCCAATGTGATGATGGGATTTCTCCTCACAGAGTTTTCTGAGGTATGGGAACTGCAGGTTTTGCATGCCATAACCTTCTCTGTGATGTTGGGAAACACTTTCATTGTTACTGTCACCACCCTTGACAGGAGTCTTCACACACGCATGTATTTCTTCCTCAGGAATCTGTCCATCTTGGATGCATGCTACATTTCTGTAACAGTTCCTAACTCATGCATCAATTCTCTACTTGACAGCAGCACCATTTCAAAGGCTGGGTGTAAAGCTGAGGTCTTCCTagtggttttctttgtatatacGGAGCTTCTGTTTCTGACTCTCATGGCCCAAGACCATTATGTGGCTATCCGCCAACCCCTTTACTACTCTATAATCATGAACTCT AAAATCTGCATACAAATGACTCTGGCTTTAATACTCAGTAGTCTCATCCATGCTGCTGTACACAATGACAATACATTCAGGCTGCCATTCTGTCAATCCAATGTTATCCATCAGTTTTTTTGTGATATCCCTTCTCTGCTAAAGCTCTCCTGATCTGACACCTTTAGCAATGAGATGGTGCTCATTGTCTCTGGTCTAGGGATTGTTGGTGGCTGTTTAATTTTCATCATCAGCTCTTACAGTCACatgttttctacagttttcaaGTTTCCGAGAGGAGCAGACAGAAAAAAGGCTTTTTCTACCTGTGTCCCTAATATATttgtggtatctgtcttcctcagCTCAGGTTTTTATGTATACCTGAGGCAATCTGAAAACTATTCCACCATCCAAGACATATTCCCCACTTTTCAACCTTATTATCTACAGTtttag